Proteins from a genomic interval of Salvelinus alpinus chromosome 7, SLU_Salpinus.1, whole genome shotgun sequence:
- the LOC139580618 gene encoding pigment epithelium-derived factor-like, with amino-acid sequence MPKFDAKICPQRPAEPPSQDRWITQFSQIRGMEDFQPDGEALTHIVMMTQNHSPVKLGCTVNTQPDEVTANMTLVEESLTAEFVQDLSMTLQPVKVAHTLPS; translated from the exons atgccaAAGTTTGATgccaaaatttgcccacaaaggcCCGCCGAGCCACcttcacaag atagatggatAACTCAGTTCAGTCAAattagagggatggaggactTCCAGCCAGATGGGGAGGCACTCACCCACATTGTCATGATGACCCAGAACCATTCACCAGTGAAACTGGGCTGCACAGTAAATACACAGCCTG ATGAGGTCACTGCCAACATGACCCTGGTGGAGGAGAGCCTGACGGCCGAGTTTGTCCAGGACCTCTCCATGACCCTTCAGCCTGTGAAGGTGGCCCACACACTGCCTTCCTAG